The following proteins are co-located in the Fusobacteria bacterium ZRK30 genome:
- a CDS encoding GxxExxY protein, producing the protein MNEFLYKELSYKIIGLAMEVHRELGTGFLEKVYENALMMLLEENNITAIQQEPIKIYFRNKVIGDYIADIIVDDRIILELKCTSKIIGIYKAQLANYLKATGKEVGIIINFGNKSVEIERVVMQKSEVI; encoded by the coding sequence ATGAATGAATTTTTATATAAAGAGTTATCATATAAAATTATTGGGTTAGCTATGGAAGTACATAGGGAATTAGGTACTGGATTTCTTGAAAAAGTATACGAAAATGCTTTAATGATGTTATTAGAAGAAAATAATATAACAGCTATTCAACAAGAACCGATAAAGATTTATTTTAGGAATAAAGTTATTGGTGATTATATAGCAGATATAATTGTAGATGATAGGATAATATTAGAATTAAAATGTACATCTAAAATAATAGGTATTTATAAAGCACAGTTGGCTAATTATCTAAAGGCGACAGGGAAAGAAGTTGGAATTATAATTAATTTTGGAAATAAAAGCGTAGAAATAGAAAGAGTTGTTATGCAGAAATCTGAGGTAATCTGA
- a CDS encoding sugar transferase, whose product MTRIFDFVASLAAILIFWPVMLIVAVAIKLESKGPVLFKQKRLTKGIREFNIYKFRSMRTDFDKNGVGVQVKGGSNAITKVGKFIRKTKLDELPQLFNVLNGDMAIIGPRAELPRRLSRYTEWEKEIFCVRSGISSTASIVFSDEEYLMDQVEDPEKFYMEQIRPYKIKLNHYYIENKSFFYDMWLIIATVLKILKKIENNQVVKDEKLLGEHRELVEATSKY is encoded by the coding sequence ATGACAAGAATATTTGATTTTGTGGCTAGTCTGGCAGCTATATTAATATTTTGGCCTGTGATGTTGATTGTAGCTGTTGCTATAAAATTAGAATCTAAGGGTCCGGTATTATTCAAGCAAAAAAGGTTAACTAAAGGTATAAGGGAATTTAATATATATAAGTTTAGGAGTATGAGAACTGACTTTGATAAAAATGGTGTAGGAGTGCAGGTAAAGGGTGGTTCTAATGCTATTACTAAAGTTGGGAAGTTTATCAGAAAGACTAAATTAGATGAACTGCCTCAGTTATTCAATGTATTGAATGGAGATATGGCAATCATTGGTCCCAGGGCAGAACTACCCAGGAGATTAAGCCGCTATACAGAGTGGGAAAAGGAAATATTTTGTGTGAGGAGCGGGATATCATCTACAGCAAGTATAGTGTTTTCAGATGAGGAATATCTGATGGATCAGGTAGAAGATCCTGAGAAGTTTTATATGGAGCAGATTAGACCCTATAAGATAAAGTTAAATCATTACTATATAGAGAATAAAAGTTTTTTCTATGATATGTGGCTGATAATAGCTACAGTATTGAAGATATTGAAAAAGATAGAAAACAATCAGGTAGTGAAGGATGAGAAATTGTTAGGAGAGCACCGTGAGCTAGTAGAAGCTACGAGTAAATACTGA
- a CDS encoding polysaccharide biosynthesis protein: MLKNDRIRNGVKLFLDSILLSSAFIFAFMIKFEGKWEKYFRMRYIAHFLVIYIILNLILKINKKSWRYTNSLDIFNIIMVVTFSNMIYVLAIVFLEIAKFPISLFSLMVIFEMIFLLMGRFAFRVHRTLESVQLGKKNKTGRKKALIVGAGEAGEGLLRENLKNPHLKLEIIGVVDDDPRKKNMVLYGKKVLGNRFDIPGLVDAFNIDEIIIAIPSMRSKQIKEVYKLIDTDKVMIKILPSYDEILEGGSFLNQVRDVKVEDLLGREIIEVNSRNIARGIEGKVIFITGGAGSIGSELSRQIAKYNPKKLINIDLNENSIYFLELELKRKYKNLEIISEIGNVREYEKMEYLFKKYNPDIVFHAAAHKHVPLMEHNPEEAVKNNVFGTKNIIDLADIHQAEKFILVSTDKAVNPTNIMGATKRAAELLVEEKNKISKTKFMATRFGNVLGSNGSVIPLFKKLIEEKKNITVTHPEITRYFMTIPEAASLVIEAGTMSKGGEVFILDMGEPVKIMDLAKNLIKLSGLTLGEDINIEITGLRPGEKLYEELLYDVNSAEKTENKKIFIGKLHDEDEVGNLKYLEELKDILKVHEYERLKEVMKKVVITFKEPEEVNREVKNSVLTSTEEEVKVRVGEERLVTS, encoded by the coding sequence ATGTTAAAAAATGACAGGATAAGAAACGGTGTTAAACTGTTTTTAGATTCCATATTACTTAGTTCAGCTTTTATATTTGCTTTTATGATAAAGTTTGAAGGAAAATGGGAAAAATATTTTAGAATGAGGTATATAGCTCATTTTTTAGTGATCTATATTATTTTAAATTTGATTTTAAAGATAAATAAAAAAAGCTGGAGGTACACCAACTCCCTGGATATATTTAATATTATTATGGTTGTAACTTTTTCTAATATGATCTATGTACTGGCTATAGTATTTTTAGAGATAGCGAAGTTTCCTATAAGTTTATTTTCTCTCATGGTTATATTTGAGATGATATTTTTGCTTATGGGAAGGTTTGCGTTTAGAGTTCACAGGACATTAGAAAGTGTACAATTAGGAAAAAAAAATAAAACCGGCAGAAAAAAAGCATTGATAGTAGGAGCAGGAGAAGCAGGAGAAGGGCTACTCCGAGAGAATCTTAAAAACCCTCATCTAAAACTGGAAATAATAGGAGTAGTAGATGATGATCCCAGAAAGAAAAATATGGTTCTCTATGGGAAAAAAGTTTTAGGAAACAGATTTGATATTCCAGGGCTGGTAGATGCATTTAATATCGACGAAATTATAATAGCTATCCCTTCTATGAGGAGTAAGCAGATTAAAGAAGTATATAAATTGATAGATACTGATAAGGTGATGATTAAAATACTGCCTAGTTATGATGAGATATTAGAAGGAGGTTCCTTTTTAAACCAGGTAAGGGATGTAAAGGTAGAAGATCTATTGGGTCGTGAGATAATAGAGGTAAACAGCCGAAATATAGCCCGTGGAATAGAGGGAAAGGTAATCTTTATAACTGGAGGAGCAGGATCTATTGGTTCGGAATTATCGAGACAGATAGCTAAATATAATCCTAAAAAATTAATAAATATAGATTTAAATGAAAATTCAATTTATTTTTTAGAATTGGAATTAAAGAGAAAATATAAAAATCTTGAAATTATAAGTGAGATTGGTAATGTAAGGGAATATGAGAAGATGGAATATTTGTTTAAGAAATATAATCCTGATATTGTATTCCATGCAGCAGCTCATAAACATGTTCCTCTCATGGAACATAACCCAGAGGAAGCAGTAAAAAATAATGTGTTTGGAACTAAAAATATAATCGATCTGGCAGATATTCATCAGGCAGAAAAGTTTATCTTGGTCTCTACAGATAAGGCAGTAAATCCAACTAATATTATGGGGGCTACAAAGAGAGCTGCAGAGTTATTAGTAGAGGAAAAAAATAAGATCAGTAAGACAAAATTTATGGCAACCAGATTTGGAAATGTATTAGGAAGTAATGGAAGTGTGATTCCGCTATTTAAGAAGTTAATTGAAGAAAAGAAAAATATAACTGTAACTCACCCAGAGATTACCAGGTACTTTATGACTATACCAGAAGCAGCCAGTCTGGTGATAGAAGCTGGAACAATGAGTAAAGGCGGAGAAGTATTTATCTTGGATATGGGGGAACCAGTAAAGATAATGGATCTGGCTAAAAACCTTATAAAATTATCGGGACTGACATTAGGGGAAGATATAAATATAGAGATAACAGGACTCAGACCTGGGGAAAAATTATATGAGGAACTACTCTACGATGTCAATAGTGCAGAAAAGACAGAAAATAAAAAGATATTTATAGGAAAGCTTCACGATGAAGATGAAGTAGGGAATTTAAAATACTTAGAGGAACTGAAAGATATTTTAAAAGTTCATGAATATGAGAGATTAAAAGAGGTTATGAAAAAGGTCGTTATTACTTTTAAGGAGCCGGAAGAAGTCAATAGAGAGGTGAAGAACTCTGTTCTGACTTCTACAGAGGAAGAAGTGAAGGTTAGAGTTGGGGAAGAGAGATTAGTGACTAGTTAA